The segment aaaattcagtgagaaaaaaatttcaaacttgAGTGGGTGGTCCTAAGTCCACCATCCGAAATTCCGTGTGTAGGTGTTGCTCATGTACACAGTTCATGCTCTTATTTATAGAGGAATCCCAATTGAGTGTGactaattgaatgaaattctctCGGTGTGTGGAGTAAAAGGAAAGTTTCTCGTTGTCATCAAAAGTcccatgaaaattcaatgccaGGATATTTACACGGGAGGTGGGGGGGGCAGCATCCATGAGCAATTTTATTCACCTAGAAAGTCGGAAAAGCCATTTTAATGTTgacaatgaaacattttagagTGCAATTTTCACGTCAGAATAATTCATTTCATCGCTGTGAgtctttttcctctttttgcgTACCCCAACATGTGTGTTCCTCTCTTTGTGTCACATCACAGCGGGCAGGTGATGcaagatttatttgaaatctGCGGAACACATCTGCGGAACACAATCTACCGGAACACTTTGTAGTAGGTGAGATTCTAGAGGAAACCATTGTTTTTCTAGAAGTTGTTAAAGTTtgtaaaatgtatattttaggaaagttttttgggagaaaagcTTAGCTGGAAgtcagtttaattttaaaaaaaatcctaatacATTCTTGGGtaaattttgatgatttttcttagccaatttcagtaaaataaataaataaatattttggcgctacgtcccatataggaacagggccggccgccctatatgatgttgttgttctccttgcggagaagtagtgggctgccttgctagatactaccacgtgtgggccattttacggataggagtgtatcaatctcctgatccaaccggtcaacgtgatctaattgcacgttggcggatggggcgcgttgccgggttctgtattcgaaccagcgacctttggatgcgcactcaagcgctctatccactgcaccccaggcccactAGCCAATTTCAGTAGAAAATAGTAAATTTGTTTggttatttttgaatttttatggatTCTCTACATTTCTCCCATGTTTTTCCTAAAAGGCGAGGCTataaaactcattttaaaaactttataaattaatttagacaAACTTGATCATAGAAAAAGGTCCTAATTTATTTCCTATAACCTTAAGACTCAACACAAATCTAGGAACATTTAGCGTCCATTTCATTGGAACTtcaggggggtctcttgggcaaattgttggaattgacatatttttaatgtttccattttcttgtgtttttcttaaacttggttttcctatgttggttacatttgaagcctaattattgaagtgtaagaaaataaattttcgcgATCTTAAGTGCGACGCCatattgtgattttccgacttttccacagaactaccctaaaacacaaaggtagtcttttctcaggatctaccgGATGGATTTTGTTGGGTTAAagagcaaatgaaagaggaaataccaaagCATATTTAAATGTAcgagaattttgaattttcattctagagctgagaaaagtggaaaaatgtcaaaaatatctgaacaaaagtcacatttttccacttttctcagcctcagaatggaaattcaaaattctggtacatcaaaatctgcgttggtttttcctctttcatttgttttttaccctatcaaaatccatcctgtagatcctgagaaaaacctacctttgtattttgaggaaaatcacaagatggcgtcgcacaaAAGATGgcagaaagtgattttcttactcttcaataataaatctttaaatgtgGGCAACaccggaaaaccaagtttaagaaaaaccccaagaaaaatgaaaacatttaatttcaccagctctcaagaGAAACCCCCcttaatattctaaaaattattttaattcaattacaaTATCAGTGATTTTTTCGTGTAAAAGAACAGACTTTTAAACACATCATACCCATCATACGAATGATTAAGGACACATTTTTGGTccacttttctacttttcatttcattgcCACCCCCCcgggagtatttttttttttgtataatgtCCGGAAAAACATTTCGCAAAAGTTCCAACATTTCATaacgaatattttattcaggaaaaatatgtcagagcacaaaaaaagtttttcatggattttaattgattttgattgtaaaattttatgcgtcttttttttccacacagaGGGTGTGTGGCCATCGTGCGTGAGAGATGGGGAAGGACTACTACAGAATTTTGGGTATTCAGCGTGGAGCGACAGATGAGGACATTAAGAAAGCGTACAGGAAATTGGCGCTTAAATATCATCCGGACAAAAATAAAGCAGCCGGAGCTGAGGATAGGTTCAAGGAAGTCGCAGAGGCGTATGAGGTGCTGTCGGATAAAAAGAAGCGCGATGTTTATGACAAATTCGGCGAGGAAGGCCTGAAAGGAcgtaagagaatttttcatttattggaATCTTTGTTCTggaaatttgtgatttttttaatttggaaaaattttgtattgttTTTACAGGGACGTCCAATGGCGGTGGACCAACAACAAATAACTTCACATACCAATTCCACGGCGATCCACGAGCAACATTTGCCCAATTCTTCGGCTCAAGTAATCCCTTTGCGGCCTTCTTTGACCTGTCGGATAATCTATTCGAGAAGAACAGCATGTTCGACAGCCTCGACACAGACACAGactttttctcacctttcgGCTTAGGCGCGCGACACGGCCTAGGCGGGGCATTTAGGTGATTAATTGCTTAGCATTTCACAGCTGAAAGATGAGATAATCAATAGAGGTTTTTCTCCAACTTTGCAGATCACATTCATTCAACGTTCACACACCGCTGAGGAAGGAAAAGCAGCAGGATCCACCCATAGAGCATGACATGTACGTAACACTGGATGAAATTAACAAAGGATGcgtgaagaagatgaagatcTCACGGAGAGTCCTGCAGCCGGATGGTTCACCCAAGAGGGAGGAAAAATACGTGAGCATAGCCGTAAAGCCAGGCTGGAAATCGGGCACGCGGGTCACGTTCCAGAAGGAGGGTGATCAAACACACGGAAAAATCCCTGCCGATATTGTTTTCATAATACGGGACAAACCACATCCCATCTTCAAGCGTGAGGGCAGCGATATCCGATACACGGCGAGACTTTCACTAAAACAGGTGAGTTTtcttattataatttaaaattttttctaacgtattttcaggaatttattgaattaataattaaaaaaaatattttattacactcAAACGAAGGATTATAAAGACTAAAATCTAAATTAgatcaattttaaagaattaaaaattcacaatttataCATTTAATAATCTTCTTGAatgaatattataaaaaaacgtaaaagGAAGAACACGTCAGACTTTAGCAATAAAACAACCTAAATCACCATTATTTAATCGCCTCGGGAGTTTcgcacaaaaaaagaacatttttcttatgaTGCAAACAAAAAGCTCGATGGCCAATAAGAGATAATTCATGTCCCCAAAagtaaatgtaaattaaatggCACTTCCGAAGGCGGGCAACACGTTTTTCTCCTGTTCTCAACTCTTTATTTCTCCTCACG is part of the Lutzomyia longipalpis isolate SR_M1_2022 chromosome 3, ASM2433408v1 genome and harbors:
- the LOC129792389 gene encoding dnaJ protein homolog 1 isoform X2: MGKDYYRILGIQRGATDEDIKKAYRKLALKYHPDKNKAAGAEDRFKEVAEAYEVLSDKKKRDVYDKFGEEGLKGRTSNGGGPTTNNFTYQFHGDPRATFAQFFGSSNPFAAFFDLSDNLFEKNSMFDSLDTDTDFFSPFGLGARHGLGGAFRSHSFNVHTPLRKEKQQDPPIEHDMYVTLDEINKGCVKKMKISRRVLQPDGSPKREEKYVSIAVKPGWKSGTRVTFQKEGDQTHGKIPADIVFIIRDKPHPIFKREGSDIRYTARLSLKQALCGVVFEVPTLDGEKIRISTMQEIIKPNTVKRVKGYGLPFPKETNRKGDLLIAFDIKFPEKLTAAEKELLSDLLPN